The Polypterus senegalus isolate Bchr_013 chromosome 10, ASM1683550v1, whole genome shotgun sequence genomic interval GTCCTAATGTCTGATAACCTACACAAGCCTTTTCCTGTGGTCTGCTAAATCTCAGGATGCACTGAACCCCACTTCACAGAGACTGTTTTTACATTGGATGTCctggtttctttattttcttcaggtgcATATTgctagttttacttttattttagctAAGTTTCCCATTCAGCaaatttcttctttattttccgTCTTTATTTTGACACAGGGTTGATGTGGATTTTGGATTTGTATGTATATTAATCTTTCCATTTTTCCAATATTTTGcaaacatggtgcattatcattaTAAGTGGTTTTAGGATGATAATTTATGTGTCTGTTATAAATTTTGACATCATGAGGAAATAAAATACTCCAAAGGCTGGATTTGTGCATAATCTTTAAACTAGTTTGCATGCCTTTTACAGCTTTGTCATTTcttaaatgacaaataaaatacaatgtatattgttcttgttttatattgttataataacaatagtaataatctATATTAGTACATGAACATGaaaatttgtgaaattaaaatgatCATACTTTTTGGTATTCTGTGTGTCAAATGAAACTACCATCAAGCAATAAAGTTTGCTTAGAAGTGGGTTTTGAAAATAAGAGGGATAtaggttatatttatatattattatctgtgtttataaattttgaaaatatattacaCTTTGTTCTAAAATGCTAAGttaaatttacattcatttaccTAAAACTTTACTAAATTCCCTATTTCTTTGTCATTAATTTAGCAAGAACagtgaaattcattaaaaaagagtCAGTATAAAAGGATACATGAATGTAATTATTACTTAATGATAATAAGAATATTGTAACGACCTGGGGAGGTTCAAGAGACTGCAGAATGGGTTCAAACACCATATGCAAGACCACTGGCGTTGCGCTAGAAATGACCATTGCTTTCTTCTGCAACACCTGCACTAGACTGCCAGGTCTTCTACTCACCACACATTCCCAGCTGCCCCATTCCCCTTGTCCATACACTTACGCCTGCCAGATCCACCTCTCTTTGTTCATCCAGGATGAGAGGCAATCCAAGTAACACACTTTCTCCTGGTTTTGTGACCTGACCCAAGATCAGGGACTGCATCCTAAGGCTCACTGTTAGCAGCAGGGAGACAAGAAACAATAAGCTTACTCAATGCACAGGAGCTCCTTTTATAGCTGGcttctctgggtgtccctggccCGTCTGAAGTCAGGTCATCCTCTCAGGTTCAGATACAGGGATGCAACACTGCTCTCCCCCCTCAGGATACTTGTACTTGAAGATTGTATGAATAAATTCTACACAGCGTTCTTACCAATGAGGCATATGACATACATTTTGTTCCATTTAAAAGGGAGGAAATGACCCTTCAGAAGTGGGTACACATGAAACCTAAAAGATGTGGCACTGTGGTCAGCATTTCTGGCTTAGGACTCCAGGGACTGGCCAGTTCATCTtctgcaatgcatttttttgttatatattactATAAACTTGTCTCCATAACACACAGAGGAACACCTTAGGTTGACTTTTGTCTCTGATGTGGTCCAGTAGTAGTATAATGCTAGTGAGTTTGCTGAAAAGTAGCATTCCCTTCCTGGTTTGGTTCCTGCTCTTCTTGCAATGTTGTAGGGATGGGCTTACAAGCTTATAATGGAATGAGTTTGTGCAGAATTTGTATgattaaatgactgaaaaaactAATGGCTGAGACTCCCCCATCAGGACCAAGAGTAGGAAGCCCTGCTCCATACATAATTGTTTTCCTCTACCAGACCATAGACAAAACTGGAGCTGCTCAATAAACCTGTTTATTGCCTACCAATTTTGGACTTCATATTGTGCTAGTGACTCGGCAACCAAACATGTACATTGAACTGACCCCGAATTTAAGAGCAGAATTTTATGGATGATGACCACACAGCCTCAAAATTATGGAAATGTATTTTCCATCGGCCTGCTCTTGTGCTTCAAATAGTGTTTCAAGGAGGATGGAATATGCAAACAGTCAACATAAGCCAGCCTGCCAGCCAATCTTAAAGCATTTCGAATGGTCAGACGACACCAAGACATCAGGCGTTTTGGACatactgaaaaacaaagaaaggagCAAAGTCCAACTTGTAATTAAGCAATTAACATGTTTCAGGTTTggacatagtaaaaaatagtgatttcatcagttttttttttaacatttacatccCTACCTCTTTCTCTTAGAAGCAGCTCCAAAGCTTCTTTTTGCTTAGTGGTCTTCTCTACATTGAGTGTTGGGAGATAGACGTTTGCTCCAAAATCTATCAGGAGCTGCACATACTCGGCTTCACAGCCATGTCTAATGCACATCTCCAGGATCGTCTTGGGTTGCCTGATCTTAACAAGAAGTTTCTCCTCAGTGCAGTTAAAGTCTGGATTGGCTCCATTTATCAGCAAAAGTTTAAAGCAGTCCAGGTGCCCATAGACCGCAGAGAGATACAAAGGTCCACTACATACTGGTGAATGGGAAGGCCACAGTCTACTTTTTGACCTTGTGTTCACTTCTGCTCCATGTTCCAAAAGCTCACTCAGGATATCTACATCCCCTTCCCTAGATGCTGTGAGTACCGGGGAGCAGTTATTGTAGATGCTGCCATTGGGGTCTGCTCCTGCACTTAGTAAAGCTTGGACACAGGCCAAGTGCTTCCCACTAACCGCAGTGAACAGTGGTGTTTGGGCCTTCACATCTAAGCTGTCTACTTCAGCACCATGAGCTAGGAGAAGTTCCACACAGCTCAGGTAACCATGGGAGGCAGCCACACGCAGTGGGGTCCCAGGAATACCCCAGCCACTCCTGCTGTTGATGAACTTTCTGTACTGCTCCTGTGACAACAGTTCCAGAAGCAGACGGTGGTTATTGTTGAAGACCGCTTCATGAAGTTCTTGTTTTTCCACAGCATCTGAAGTCTTGTCCTCCTCTTCTGCAAGATGTAGCATGAAATACAGCttggaaaaaaatcaagcagAGGATAAAACACTTTCATAAATTTATCGTGAAgaagacagataaaaaaaaactaaatacatttCATTCGCTGAACCACTGAATTTTGTTTTGAGGATCTAGCCACTTACTGAACAATCTATTCTACAGTAGTTTGAGAGTTGTAGGGAGCCACAGTTTATTCCAAAGATACCAGTCCAACACAGGGTACACTCGCTCATACCagaataattatatatacagtgaatcTAGCATTCTTACTTTTTGAAGAGGGGGTGCAAGGGTGGTTTTATGATGTTTAACATGACATGCAAACAGGGACAAGCTAGAATTCAAATCCAAATCTCTGTGCCCATGTTGTCCTCACACATGTTGTCTATCCAAATTCTGAACCTACATAATCAGATTTTTAGTCAGCATAGATGACGCTTACTTTAATGTATCGGGCACAAGAATTCGACCAACATAAAACAGGATGGTTGTCCATCACAAGATATGCTGACTCAAGCAGGGCCAACTTAGAGTCTTCAATTAACATAAAACACATCTTTAAGTTGTTCTGGGCAGTCACTTAAGCACAGGGAAAGCATAGCACCTCCACAGAGACGGAGATTAAGTTTGGATTTGAACTGCACTGAGCCGTAAGGCagaagcacttcctgttgtgCCATCATGCTGCCACCTATGATGTGCACGTACTTTGGAAAAGGTATCTTATATTAGTGGAATTGTACTGAAGCCGTAATCGTAATTTTAACTGACACAAAACCATAGCAGCGGCTTTCACAAATGCTCCACAATGACCTGTGCAAGAGTCAATATGACAAAGTTCCTCagttctttagaaaataaagttttCTAAGTGGAATATCATGTTTGATATccatttattaagaagaaaaattaagttcTGACAGTCTGTCAAAATGGTGCATTTTATATCTTCATGCAGTTTCGTAAAAGCTCTTTCTGATTGACCCTGAAATGCATTACACAGCCTAGCAATCTCAGTCTGTATttgcaatattattattttttttttatttgacccaAAGATATGTTGGGAGTTTCTGTGTGGCATTTATTTACTGCTTATTTGTGTGCTGTGTGACCAGCTTGGTCAATAAAGCTGACCCTGTTGACACAAATTTGAGAATCACTACTTTTAGGCACCACACTACCATCCAACCATAAAGCAAACAGAGACACCTCATGTTACTGAGAGACTGGTAAGAAGCAATTAAGTTTGAGgcaaaagccaaaataaaagttATGCAAATGagcattatatattataataagttCCCAAAGgaatattaaaagcaaatataGAAGGTCACTGGATGAGGCAAGGGTAGAAAAAATGGAGGCCACGGAGTCCCCAAAGTCCAGTAAAGCTTctgaaagtaaaaggaaaaatgtggcacaaaatatgaaaatatgtggATCAGGGCATTCTTTCTGAGGATGTGAGGACCAAGAAGCCTTTGGTAAGTCTAGCAGGACTAGTGGGAGAAATTCTGAATATGAGAGTTGTAAAATGAAGGTTATGGTTTGACAATAATATCTGACATGAAAAGTTAGGTAAATCTCACAGGAGCTTAgcccaaaatgaaataaaatgttttttccccAAATGAGAGCAGAGCTGATTGTGTCTTCACAAAATGGTCACTGCAGCCGTCCTTGCCTTAAAACATAccattcagttcaatttattgttGTTATGCATCAGagcacactgaggagaggcaagacccatgacagcctgcatggagttcATGGAGTTTGCTaggacacctgaaggactctgagatggtgagaaataagattctctggtctgatgagaccaagatagaatttttttgccttaattctaatcggtatgtgtggagacaaccaggcactgctcatcgctcgtccaatacagtccccacagtgaagcatggtggtggcagcatcatgctgtag includes:
- the LOC120537409 gene encoding ankyrin repeat and SOCS box protein 12-like; its protein translation is MLHLAEEEDKTSDAVEKQELHEAVFNNNHRLLLELLSQEQYRKFINSRSGWGIPGTPLRVAASHGYLSCVELLLAHGAEVDSLDVKAQTPLFTAVSGKHLACVQALLSAGADPNGSIYNNCSPVLTASREGDVDILSELLEHGAEVNTRSKSRLWPSHSPVCSGPLYLSAVYGHLDCFKLLLINGANPDFNCTEEKLLVKIRQPKTILEMCIRHGCEAEYVQLLIDFGANVYLPTLNVEKTTKQKEALELLLRERVCPKRLMSWCRLTIRNALRLAGRLAYVDCLHIPSSLKHYLKHKSRPMENTFP